Genomic DNA from Porites lutea chromosome 4, jaPorLute2.1, whole genome shotgun sequence:
TGATAACTGTGATAACTAGTTTTGTTCAGAGAAGTGTCATCCATATGTTCATGTCTATAAGCTTAAAGGACAAGTCTTGGACCCCCTGCTTTCTGTCAGATACCTTGGTACATATTAAAACCATCTCCAACAAAGCTAACAAAACTCTTGGCTTTCTAAAGCGGAACTTTATGTAATAATATCACATTGCCCACCCACGACTAAGGAAACCGCATACAAGGCCCTAGTGCGACCAACTCTGGAATACTGTTCATCTGTGTGGGATCCATATGCAGCTAAAAACACAAACACGGTTGAGATGGTCCAAAGGAGAGCTACACGCTGGGCTCTAAATCGCTTCGACAGCAAAGATAGTGTAACCGAAATGCTTTCAACCCTGAAATGGAAGACACTAGAAAGTAGGCGAACCATAGCACGCCTATCTATGCTGTATAAAATGCAACACAGGCTAGTCTCTCACAAAGACGCCAATCTACAATCTGCTGGCAATTCGTAGTCAACTCGTCCCATAGAGTACTCTTACACACAGCCGCAGCCATTAGGGATTACTACAAGCATTCCTTCTACACAAGGACAATTACAGAATGGAACAAACTCCCAAGGGATATAGCATTGTCCAATTCGCTGGCTGCTTTTAAAAATGCaatttcaaacatttattgACACTTTTATTACTTTGCGCTCATAAGTGCCACTTTTGTCACTTtcgttttcctttgtttgttggtttgttggtttttttttttctagagcgGTCTAAAATGCTCAATATTGAGTGAAAGACCTAAATGgtgaacaaataaataaatttcagtGGTGCGCTTGGgcagaaaaaggaaaggagGACAGTTTCGTATCTAAGAAATGAAGCGGTCAGAAGGGGAcaagaagaagatgatgatggtgatgaagGTGATAGCGatgaacaagaagaagaagtaaCACCAacgaacaagaagaacaacggttaaagcaacaacaaaacaagacGAAGAACAAAACAAGTACAACAGCAGGAAGAACAAGAAGTAGGTGAAGATGGGGAACTGAAGAGCGAGAACATGAAGcagtgataatgatgatgatgatggtgaagaagaagaggaagaaaaataaGATGAAGGAAGAACAtgagcaagaaaaagaaagaagaagagcaACAACgacaagaagaagaagcaaGAATGAGGAaaggaagaacaaaaaaaataacgagAAGGACAAGAACAAGGAAAAGAATACAACGAGAACGAAACAAGAACATcaagaagaaagcaacaaaaaggaGAAGTAGATGAAGATGACGAAGAACAAGAGCAGGAAAAAGATGATGAAgcagaagaacaagaacaataacaacaataaaacaataacaaaaacagcaagaacaaaaagaaagtcaaagaacaaaacaaaaacaactacgAGGAGGACaaaacgagaagaaaaagaataaaacaagaacaagaggaacaaaaaaaaacaagaacatcaAGAAGTAGATGAAGCTGAAAGAGCAAGGTCAAAAGCGAGAGGATGACGATGATAAAGGACAAGAACAAGAATAAATTAAGAACAAcagcaagaagaagaacaaaacaacaacaccaacaagaaaaacaacaagaagaGCAGGAACAACATTTTAATGTAGAATAACATTTTAGAATATACTAGGGTCAAGGATACCTGTATAATAGCTTATTGAGCTAAGCGTAAACTCCACATTACATAAAGCACTTAGCCTATGTTTATCTTATCTTAAGATGGTAAATCAATATATAGCCTAAATAATACGGTCCAGAGAATACTCCCATGAGGCACGCCACTTTGGTTAGGGGATTTGACAATGCAATGCTGACCGCCTGGGTTCTATTGTGCAAATAATTTGAAAACCAATTTAGAGAGTTTCGTTTTATGCCACATCTCTCTGACTTTTCGATAAGTGCCTCATTTGACACAGTATCGAAGGACTTTCTTAGGTCGATAAACACAGCTCCCAAAAACTTTATTAGGGTCAATGCCTCGACGGAATCGCAAAAGAACATTACCGCGGTGAGTGTGGAGTGGTGCTGCCTGAAACCAACTGAAAGGGACTTAATAAATCGCTGTGCTTTAGATAGTGTTGAACGTGACGTTCACCACCTCAGAAATTCTGGATACAACTGGAAGTATTAATCGGTCGATAGGTATCCATGATTGCCTGTCCACCACACTTGTACAACGGCACCACCTTTGCTTTCTTCCACTATCAGACGCTTAGCCAGTCGACAAAGAGAAATAGACTATGTGCGTAACCGAGGAAACTTTAACGCTGGCACCGTCGTTTCATTTCAAAAGACTAGCTGGTGTGTTGTCCAGACCGGTGGAGCCACCGACCTTTTAACTGACAAGAACGCTCTTAATATCGGTgttaagtctcgcttgcttaGAGATTAGATacgaaatgaggaggcgattaactCTAGACGCAACAGGATTTACTCATTGACGGTTTTTCatttcctactttatcgacggtcgagtattcttcaggacatttactttttatatcgtattCGACGAATTTTTTCTGAATTGGTTTAGTAGGCGTGTTAGCGGCGACTGGAGatacgtctgcggtcgcaggctatacgcctgtataattacacgaaaattcaagagCCTCGACTCGAGAGGAATGACATCGTTATGAGAACATGGGACGTCCTTTCAATCATCGcagaaaataaaccgcatgctcctCAAAAGACTCATTTGCAACAATAAAAGTTTACAACATTCGACCAGCTAGcctttgctaattaagattcttcttttcttttttttcgaccactgaagtgtTCACGTGTTCCAATGTTATCAACTTTCTCAAGCGATAGAATTTCGTAGACcgacccgttccggaaaagctccaAATCTCATTtattaatctttcctaagctttcttctcaaaacatgcgtggcttcggtCGCGCAACGgttcttattcccagtttccacggtctccgctaggaacgcctggcaccCCAACgcccttttgtgtcctaaatacgaggaaaaacggcttgcagattatgagtcttgctgcttacgcaagcgagactaaaaaGCGCGCGAACGCTAACTATTCTGCGTGAAAGACGTTCGGAAGGGAAGGTAAAGGGGGAATTCGGGCGCCCAAAAACTCAAGGGGCGTGTTAGTATGCCCGAATGCTCCTTTCCCCGCCTCTTCCtcttcgaacgcctgccacgtaAGGCCTCACAAGCTACGTTTTTGGCGCGACTACAAAAGCTCAGTTGTACAATGAGGTGCAATCCATTTTCTAACAATATTTTTAGAGCTACACTGATCGATTCGTGCAAACTCGCTTCAATACTTACAAGAACGCGAAATTGTAAAACGTGTTTCGAAAAACTACTTGCTAACTACATATTGTGCAGTTATTCTGTGTCACTTTCGAAGAACAACTTGACATTGTTAAGCTTAAAACCTCACAACGTCAAACGTCAGCCTGAAACGTAAATGAAAACGCTGTTAAGGATCCACTGTGATACAGGCACTGATAATAGCGTAAAACGTTTAACATTCTGCTtggcatgacattttttttaaaatgagtgTACATGGTTCAGATCTTGAAGTAGTGTTATGCTGAATAAACTTGTGATGGGTAAATTTGTCTAAAAAATATGAAGACCTCCTTGTTTTTCTGGCATGCTAAAATGGTACAGCGTAAAATTCTCGCTTTTATCCGCCTTTTGGCGTTAGTAGTATAGTTGGAACCGTTTACTTCCATGTAGGCGTCGGTTTGCTGTGCGCATTGTACAATGTTGCAAGGAATAATCTACTTGAGGACGATTTTTGATCTAAAATTAATAATAGCAAAGTAATCAGAAATGTTTTTGTAAACGAGTCAACCAAGACAAAATCGAATTCACGGTTCAATTCAAACTCAATCAAACAGGTACGCAAACACACATCTGATATGGAGTTACAATTCGACTCGAAATTGAAGTAGGATTCAAACTGAAACACAAACTTGAACTGGGACTGGAAGGTCAAGCCCGGAAAATACAATTGAGACTTGGAGTAATCAATTTAATCGCTATCTCTAACATACCATTCGGTTATTTTGACCaacatccatttttttttaatgacatgAAATGATGCATTTTACGGAGAAGACTGTACGACGGATTAACGTACTTTCAGGTTGaaatgtttaaatgaaaataaagaaaactgcCTTAAGTTAAATGCGAAATGAAGCAGATTCCTTACCTAAAGGAATGTACTTATTTATGCGTTGCTTCCTGCGCCAAACTCTTAGTGGCAAAAGATATGAAGATCTCTGTTTGCGTCTCTTGATGGCATTTAGGTTCCTTGAGGTCGACCTCGTGACAATGGCAATTCTCAATCAACACACTGTTTTCCAGTCCTTGAAAACGCACCTCAGCATTACCATTAGTTTTTGCTGTGCTGAGAACTTCCTGCAGATCTACATCTTCGTCATGCAGCTCATCACATGGAACGCTCGTTTCAGTCAAATGATCCAGGTGCATTTCTCCACCCAGATCAGAAAGAGGAAGAAGCATTGCCAGGCAACAAGAAATGGACAGACGGGGATCTCTGATCCACGTTTTAAGGTACTGAAACACGTGTACGGCATATtgaacttaaagaaataaaagaaaaaaagatactTCTGATTGTAGCAACTTTGAATTGTCAAGTGTGTGATTTTACAGTAATTAAATTTGCACTCTCTACGTAGAGAACATGAAAAATGATGAAATCTAATATCTTGGATATTACCTGGTAATCAAGAAACGTTCTTTGTCAGtgatttttcaaaatacaatgATTCAAAAAGAAACGTAGCTCAAAAAGCGATTGAGGATGcgttaaaaaatttttacaactcttcaaaagatttttttagagattctattgaaaaaaattgtttgaactCACCACCAACAAGGCCGATTACCAAGGTATTTGCTCCCACTACAAGGATCTTGAATAAAACGGTATCCATATGCGAATCTACCGAGGCTGAAATGTTCTCTGCTGGTATTCTACTCACAGCTCCAATACCCAGGTTGAGACAAGTAACAGCAAGGGACGTCACCATCAGTATGTTTTCTGTAGAGTCTTGAATGGGACTCGTCCATGCAAATAGTACTCCATACATGCCCGCGACAACCCATGTTAAGCCGATGTAGGATCTGGTCTGTTTTCCAACGACAATCATGACCGACGTAATAATAACTTTGCGAGACATTTCAACAATTTCCCAATACCAATTTCGAGGTTTGTAGTTTTCAAACAGAAAACTGAGTCCTGTTACGATTTCGTTCTTTGGTCTTCTTGAATCCAGGGTTGTTTTACTGTCTCTGGTGGCAAATATGATCGTTTTCAGTCTCCAAAGGGCGATGAATGAAAAGGTAGGGAGACAAAGCACGTAGACAGTAGCAATGTACGCTACAATAACCAAATGGTTGTACCGCGGCTCATGGCATTTCACGCTGTAATCTGTTTTTAAGTAATTGGAACATTGCTCTTCTTTTTCGTTCAAGCAAATCTTCTGGCAGGCAAGTGGAAACACGCTGGCTGTCTTAACACAAGTGCTTAGGTACGTTacgtacaaaaagaaaaatagattcCTGTAAGCGAACTGCTTCGTCTCGGAAATTGCGTCGGCCTTCTCTTGTTCGCTTAGGATTTGCTTTCTTGCGATGACTGCCTTGCGCAGCCCGTAGCCAACACCGCAGAAACAGATAACTAAGGCATTTATTGTCATAATTGCAATTAAATTGGCAAATGCGTCAACTTGTAGACCATGAAAAAGACAATGTATAGGCGCAACTTGAAGGATATTCAACTGCAGTATTTCAGAATATTTGGCAACAGCTTGCAGGGAATCTGGCCATTCTATAAAGGAGAACGCTTCCAAAAGACCATAGGTCACTTGATAAAAGCCTATAATGATCTTGAGTTTGGATAAAAGTTTGTCAATAACAGCAAGCCCCTTGGCCTTCTTTCGGTTCGATTTGCTCGTCCAGAACGACACAATTAAAATCGCTACCAAAACGACTGCAATGACTAAAAACTGTCCTAATAACCACGTCTTTGATGAGCATCTTTCACATGTTTGTAATTCCATGTAGTATCCCATAGTGCATACTCCACATAATGGACCTTCATATCCAATCTCACACGGAGATTCTAAACCACCTTTGCAAGATTCTTGCTTTGGGCATTTATGTGGTGTGGGCATTGGATAGGGGTACCGAGTGGAGAAAGTATCTGAAGCTGGCAAAGACGAAGATAGATAGTGCGAAAAGTTTCTGTACCGATTCTTATATATCTCACTTTGCCATTCCCACCAGTAACCAGGTTTTAAAGTGGCATAATCATCTTTGCACTCGAGTCCTCCGTGCAAGTCACACTTGTGACACTTTTCTAACATATGGGTGCGGTGGAATCCATGCAAACATTTGCAAGCGCGATATCCAGCAAAGTCGTCTGTGTTTGTACCTGATCAGATGTGAAATAAGATTCGAGAGTATTAAGACAATTTGTAAAACAGACTCAAGATTTTTCCTACTTCCTTTCGCCTGGTCAACGACTATTTTAAAAGTCTCCGCATGATCCCGCCATCCACACTAATAACAGGCTTTGCATTGCAAAGTCTGTCATTTAAAATTAGATAGCGTTTTCTTATAACTTGCGATCGTATTAGTGTAGAAGTAAGGTCAAAAGGCATTAAAATATATTCAAAGCACCTCATGAttttattgcgggcgacaagaggagcccgcaatcctaatctacaggttgttattacgcatgcgtcgcatgtatgtagcattcgtttggacttccactaagtaTGAATGGAATGGACAGAACCCGATTTGATCCCGCGCGTTTGCACcgtctatcactcgtaatctgatcacgcttGTTTTGACTATCTCTCACTTGAAACTTACGCAGAGCACAGCTAtggaccttcgatcgttgtcgcccgcactctgTAACCTTTGGTTTTTGCTAATTGTAAGATGATAAGCGAATTACCTTGAGGACAAGCCTTGCAGTCTTCAGCTCTTTTGCCTGGCGCCTTCTCGAGCGAAACAAAGGAACCATTAGGACATTTTTTACAACTTGTTGCGACGTACCCAACTTTGTCGGAATAAAATCCTCCTAAAACGACAATAAGGGATGAAAAAATTACCTTCTGACCACAATGGATCTCGTGGTACTTGCAGCTTCACTCAAAAATTCTGATTAATTGAGTGGGTGCTCATGtgtcaataggccattttacagttgtgtggtTAGT
This window encodes:
- the LOC140934612 gene encoding uncharacterized protein, with the translated sequence MLEKCHKCDLHGGLECKDDYATLKPGYWWEWQSEIYKNRYRNFSHYLSSSLPASDTFSTRYPYPMPTPHKCPKQESCKGGLESPCEIGYEGPLCGVCTMGYYMELQTCERCSSKTWLLGQFLVIAVVLVAILIVSFWTSKSNRKKAKGLAVIDKLLSKLKIIIGFYQVTYGLLEAFSFIEWPDSLQAVAKYSEILQLNILQVAPIHCLFHGLQVDAFANLIAIMTINALVICFCGVGYGLRKAVIARKQILSEQEKADAISETKQFAYRNLFFFLYVTYLSTCVKTASVFPLACQKICLNEKEEQCSNYLKTDYSVKCHEPRYNHLVIVAYIATVYVLCLPTFSFIALWRLKTIIFATRDSKTTLDSRRPKNEIVTGLSFLFENYKPRNWYWEIVEMSRKVIITSVMIVVGKQTRSYIGLTWVVAGMYGVLFAWTSPIQDSTENILMVTSLAVTCLNLGIGAVSRIPAENISASVDSHMDTVLFKILVVGANTLVIGLVGVQYAVHVFQYLKTWIRDPRLSISCCLAMLLPLSDLGGEMHLDHLTETSVPCDELHDEDVDLQEVLSTAKTNGNAEVRFQGLENSVLIENCHCHEVDLKEPKCHQETQTEIFISFATKSLAQEATHK